A genome region from Oryctolagus cuniculus chromosome 20, mOryCun1.1, whole genome shotgun sequence includes the following:
- the LOC103345058 gene encoding E3 ubiquitin-protein ligase RNF113A — protein sequence MREARADPVARRLGRPSCRSRLGAPGSEMAERPSGETAGQVCAFLFKKPGRKGAAARRRRPVCDPDPGESSSSGDEGSPVVRPERRRAAHNPMIQKTCGGAKRKAARCDGSCGEEEAGKEPESLGVVYKSTRSAKPAGPEDMGATAVYELDTEKERDAQAIFERSRKIQEALRGQEDDKIYRGINNYQKYMKPKDTSMGNASSGLVRKGPIRAPEHLRATVRWDYQPDICKDYKETGFCGFGDSCKFLHDRSDYKHGWQIERELDEGRYGVCEAEDYEVGSDEEEIPFKCFICRQTFQNPVVTKCRHYFCESCALQHFRATPRCYVCDQQTSGVFNPAKELMAKLERHRAAAEGSTSGFPGEPP from the coding sequence ATGCGGGAGGCGCGCGCCGACCCGGTTGCCCGTCGACTCGGTCGCCCGTCGTGCCGCAGCCGTTTGGGGGCTCCGGGCTCTGAGATGGCAGAGCGGCCTTCAGGAGAGACGGCCGGCCAGGTGTGCGCCTTCCTCTTCAAAAAGCCTGGGCGGAAAGGGGCTGCCGCCCGCAGAAGGCGCCCGGTGTGCGACCCAGATCccggagaaagcagcagcagtggcGACGAGGGCAGCCCTGTGGTTCGGCCCGAGAGGAGGCGGGCGGCCCACAACCCCATGATACAGAAGACCTGTGGCGGCGCGAAGCGGAAGGCGGCCCGCTGCGACGGGAGCtgcggggaggaggaggcgggaaAGGAGCCCGAGAGCCTCGGCGTCGTCTACAAGTCCACCCGCTCGGCCAAACCCGCGGGCCCCGAGGATATGGGGGCGACGGCCGTGTACGAGCTGGACACGGAGAAGGAGCGGGACGCGCAAGCCATCTTTGAGCGCAGCCGGAAGATCCAGGAGGCGCTGAGGGGCCAGGAGGATGACAAGATCTACCGGGGCATCAATAACTACCAGAAATACATGAAGCCCAAGGATACGTCGATGGGCAATGCCTCCTCCGGGTTGGTGCGGAAGGGCCCCATCCGAGCGCCCGAGCACCTGCGAGCCACCGTGCGCTGGGATTACCAGCCCGACATCTGTAAGGACTACAAGGAGACTGGCTTCTGCGGCTTCGGAGACAGCTGCAAATTCCTCCACGACCGCTCAGATTACAAGCACGGCTGGCAGATTGAACGTGAGCTTGATGAGGGTCGCTACGGTGTCTGCGAGGCTGAAGACTACGAAGTGGGGAGCGACGAAGAGGAAATACCATTCAAGTGTTTCATCTGTCGCCAGACCTTCCAAAACCCCGTGGTGACCAAGTGCAGGCATTATTTCTGCGAGAGCTGTGCCCTGCAACATTTCCGCGCCACCCCGCGCTGCTACGTCTGCGACCAGCAGACCAGTGGCGTCTTCAATCCAGCCAAAGAACTGATGGCTAAGCTGGAGAGGCACAGAGCTGCAGCAGAGGGCAGTACTTCCGGGTTCCCCGGCGAGCCCCCATGA